AAAGCCACCTTTTCGTTGGTTGACCATTCCGCGTAAATTTCGTCGTACTTTGCAACATTTTCAAGGATTTCAGTAGATGGAGTTCCCGGATAGGCGGTTGCAACCTTTACGCCTGCTTCCCATGCACCTCTTGCAACAGCTTCGTTGCCAGATAGCAATGCCTTTTTACCCATGCTGTCCTCCAGGGATTAAAAAACAAATAAATATCTCAGAAAAAAAAGAAAAAGAAAAAGAAGTTAGCGAAAGGCTGAATAGTTCAGCCTTTCGCTTTAATTTCAAAAGATTTTTGCGGTTGTTCAAGGAGTTCCAAAATGGCCATTTGTGCATCGTCCCCCTTCCTAGGTGGGAGCCTCAAAATCCTTGTATACCCCCCATTTCTCTCTTTAAAGAGAGGGGCAATTTCTTTAAACAGCCTCTCGAGAATCCTCCTATCATTATTAACGTACCTTGCAGCCAGCCTTGTAGATGCAAGGTCATTCCTCTTTGCAATGGTTATCAACTTTTCTATGAGCCTAC
This genomic window from bacterium contains:
- the rplQ gene encoding 50S ribosomal protein L17; its protein translation is RLIEKLITIAKRNDLASTRLAARYVNNDRRILERLFKEIAPLFKERNGGYTRILRLPPRKGDDAQMAILELLEQPQKSFEIKAKG